In a genomic window of Vibrio marisflavi CECT 7928:
- a CDS encoding DotU family type IV/VI secretion system protein, with the protein MTLLECFQPLMAAVRQLIETNPSDLEPVASSGVMLNSVRTAEPCMDVAQEARVEPVWKQTLETLRLDAESAALQLGLAKQVVDEARFAVYVWIDEAILSSPLGTQGFWQPWQWHFFQTHIGGEEFFERLQLHSGNSKNEHQMQLLSIYAFCLGMGFCGKYANFHNTELQKVRLSLSQKLLADKPLMPSGSETLPATPIQKMMKKSPMWRLIDPFRLGLIIVAAGLTTSVYFLYQTLLNAQLMGWFS; encoded by the coding sequence ATGACTTTACTAGAGTGCTTTCAGCCATTGATGGCGGCCGTTAGGCAGCTTATTGAAACCAACCCTTCTGACCTAGAACCTGTCGCTTCTTCTGGTGTGATGCTAAATAGTGTTCGTACTGCCGAGCCTTGCATGGATGTCGCTCAAGAAGCAAGAGTCGAGCCTGTTTGGAAACAAACTTTAGAGACTCTACGCCTTGATGCAGAGTCCGCGGCATTGCAGCTTGGGCTTGCAAAACAAGTGGTCGATGAAGCTAGGTTTGCTGTCTATGTCTGGATTGATGAAGCTATCTTGAGCTCACCACTAGGTACTCAAGGGTTTTGGCAACCTTGGCAATGGCATTTCTTCCAAACCCATATTGGAGGAGAGGAGTTTTTTGAACGTTTACAACTTCATAGCGGAAACTCAAAAAATGAACATCAAATGCAGCTGCTGTCGATCTATGCGTTTTGTTTAGGGATGGGTTTTTGTGGCAAATATGCCAACTTCCACAATACTGAACTGCAAAAAGTTCGTTTATCACTCAGTCAAAAATTGTTGGCAGATAAACCATTGATGCCGTCAGGTAGTGAAACGCTGCCAGCTACTCCAATACAAAAGATGATGAAGAAAAGCCCGATGTGGAGACTCATTGATCCATTTCGCTTAGGACTAATTATCGTCGCAGCTGGTCTTACGACAAGCGTTTACTTCCTCTATCAAACACTACTTAACGCCCAGTTAATGGGCTGGTTCAGTTAA
- a CDS encoding type VI secretion protein IcmF/TssM N-terminal domain-containing protein produces the protein MSGSKRKWLWSTFKLILLLVLIAVVSAAVFFWVELEQWPWWSGAVILSGIAAIVCAIYLLRRYILRYRERKFVEHVVKHDKDAIETSQWSLRQSCNELDQRWNKALEQLKSSRLRSQGHPLYVLPWYLVIGEEGSGKSTILENCGLSSVLAPLKELSEHSTQHCDWWFFEQGVFLDTSGKYFNVDDTNSETEWKHLLTLLARSRRREPINGLLVSLSVYDLLNLDTDQLQKKGRQLRLKLDTLMKVMGAQIPVYLMLTKCDQIYGFESYALELDSSKRDELFGCINSDRELSPEQVISKALAYISDQLLTHQLEQLQGLSPLPTHTLLLAREIENLHQALIAFAESAFGVTPYHEPIYFRGLSLSSALSKAAPLPTVIPSLKTESSSGTNALASFEANSPAVMSHNHAFVFEGHRKPIVEETSGEAKRHLKGLFLNDLFARWLPNDRHAYQFSNPFMQWRKWTGNLSVTVLLLLMFFAVGGMSLDYIQTQNSYASLTKEINQVQSLSAVASNNLTYGQLDQRRLTLQGLQVAIHRAERGHQLLSKLGLDLWIHKGLSLAKQEYVKSYQRYLFDAINPSLYRAINNTDPTSIDRVGNGIDYLAWRISQIQSKLGTSSQKPLPLQGHTDLNALQFDPLGFVSQIDSQQMFVDFVRWTNSKSQLEHILVQTQNHLQVALARHPLSSWLNQWIEDSSQIQAVSASSFWQAGLLSGTDISVPGSYTLEGKKFVDDFLLQLEESGNTAVNTQIKRYQQEYIRQFVSQWIKFYQQFPASAKGLSVSDRVQIANQMPYQNNPFSQVQQKTLSELKGLGSAVSAHNWQSLYLSQAIENKYWNSKQSKGLLSKGSQMLQDTSSKLASDDPAFKQKLEKGVSLYANYQDAMSQILDHISNEATAFQSISALFVNPSAGSPELKASNSATRLEQLLQSNGAYPNGGTLYSDSFQFMLQTGIRLAANQLQSDWEAQVYGPLQYVSTQDKRNKLFSPNGLLNSFIHGAGKGFIKMGAQGWEPSSFMGTSLPFVRGFFSFIDQSEYLKQDLKDDYKVAVEAMPMGVNPDAANHPYESELVLSCSDKQQQLMNYNYSQSKLFDWKPASCGQTKLTIRFNGFEINKIYSGINGFQNFLSQFRNGAVTFVPKDFPSSQQILEQNHIVWMKIQYRFQGNLPIVALKNKGTFKVPLKIVSN, from the coding sequence ATGTCAGGTTCTAAACGGAAGTGGCTTTGGAGCACTTTTAAGCTTATTTTGCTTTTAGTTCTTATCGCGGTAGTGAGTGCTGCTGTGTTTTTTTGGGTGGAGTTAGAGCAGTGGCCATGGTGGTCAGGTGCTGTCATTTTATCAGGTATTGCAGCTATTGTTTGCGCCATCTATTTATTAAGAAGATACATACTCCGTTACCGTGAGCGAAAGTTTGTCGAGCATGTCGTCAAGCATGACAAAGATGCCATCGAAACTAGCCAGTGGTCACTTCGTCAAAGCTGCAATGAGTTAGACCAACGTTGGAACAAAGCGCTGGAACAACTGAAATCTTCTCGTTTAAGGAGCCAAGGGCATCCATTATATGTACTTCCTTGGTATTTGGTTATCGGTGAGGAAGGTTCAGGTAAATCGACAATTTTGGAAAACTGTGGTTTAAGCAGTGTGCTTGCTCCATTGAAGGAGCTGTCGGAGCATTCAACTCAGCATTGTGATTGGTGGTTCTTTGAGCAAGGGGTGTTTCTTGATACGTCGGGTAAGTACTTCAACGTCGATGATACAAATAGTGAAACAGAGTGGAAGCACTTACTCACCTTGTTAGCCAGATCTCGTAGAAGAGAGCCTATCAATGGGTTGCTGGTTAGTTTAAGCGTGTATGATTTACTCAACTTAGACACAGACCAACTGCAGAAGAAAGGGCGTCAATTAAGGTTGAAATTGGATACCTTGATGAAAGTCATGGGCGCTCAAATTCCTGTCTATTTAATGCTGACAAAGTGCGATCAGATTTATGGCTTTGAAAGTTATGCGCTTGAGCTTGATTCGTCCAAGCGCGATGAATTATTTGGTTGCATCAACTCTGATAGAGAGTTGTCTCCTGAACAAGTGATTTCAAAAGCGCTCGCTTACATTAGCGATCAACTGCTTACTCATCAGCTTGAACAGCTACAAGGTTTGTCGCCACTTCCAACTCATACACTGCTGTTAGCAAGAGAAATTGAAAACCTACATCAAGCGCTTATCGCATTTGCGGAGAGTGCATTTGGTGTCACACCTTATCACGAGCCAATATATTTCCGTGGTTTAAGCTTAAGCTCTGCATTGTCCAAGGCTGCACCGTTACCAACAGTTATCCCTTCCTTAAAGACGGAAAGTAGTAGTGGAACAAATGCGTTAGCGAGTTTTGAGGCCAATTCACCGGCTGTTATGTCGCACAATCATGCGTTTGTGTTCGAAGGACATAGGAAGCCAATTGTGGAGGAAACGTCAGGTGAGGCTAAACGACATTTAAAAGGCCTGTTCTTAAATGACCTCTTTGCTCGTTGGCTACCAAATGATCGCCATGCCTATCAGTTTAGTAACCCTTTCATGCAGTGGAGAAAATGGACAGGGAATTTGTCGGTCACTGTGTTGCTGTTACTGATGTTTTTTGCGGTTGGTGGGATGAGTTTAGACTATATTCAAACTCAAAATAGCTATGCATCTCTGACTAAAGAAATCAATCAAGTTCAATCGTTGTCAGCCGTAGCGAGCAACAATCTAACCTATGGCCAATTGGATCAGAGGCGCTTAACGCTACAAGGTTTGCAGGTCGCTATACACCGAGCTGAACGTGGTCACCAATTGTTGTCAAAACTAGGTTTAGACCTATGGATCCACAAAGGTTTGAGTTTAGCTAAACAAGAATACGTAAAGTCTTATCAACGGTATTTATTTGATGCTATCAATCCTTCTTTATACCGAGCCATCAACAATACTGACCCAACTTCAATTGACCGTGTAGGTAATGGGATTGACTATTTAGCATGGAGAATCAGTCAAATTCAATCCAAGTTAGGTACTAGCTCTCAGAAACCGTTACCTTTGCAAGGGCACACAGATTTAAATGCGCTTCAGTTCGATCCTTTGGGTTTTGTCAGCCAAATTGACTCGCAACAGATGTTTGTAGATTTCGTACGTTGGACTAACAGCAAAAGCCAGCTTGAGCATATTTTAGTTCAAACGCAGAATCATTTGCAGGTTGCGCTAGCTCGTCATCCATTGTCGAGTTGGTTAAATCAGTGGATAGAAGACTCAAGCCAAATTCAAGCGGTTAGTGCATCAAGCTTTTGGCAGGCAGGCTTATTGAGTGGCACTGATATTTCTGTACCGGGCTCTTATACTCTTGAAGGAAAAAAGTTTGTTGATGACTTTTTACTTCAGTTGGAAGAGAGTGGTAATACTGCCGTAAATACTCAAATAAAACGTTATCAGCAAGAGTATATTCGTCAGTTTGTTTCTCAGTGGATTAAGTTTTATCAGCAGTTCCCTGCTTCAGCAAAAGGGTTGAGTGTTAGCGATAGAGTACAAATTGCAAATCAGATGCCTTATCAAAACAACCCGTTTAGTCAGGTACAACAAAAAACATTGTCTGAGCTCAAGGGGCTGGGTAGTGCGGTGAGCGCACACAATTGGCAAAGTTTGTATTTGTCACAAGCAATTGAAAACAAGTATTGGAACAGTAAGCAGAGCAAAGGATTATTGAGCAAAGGCTCTCAAATGTTGCAAGATACCTCTTCCAAATTAGCGAGTGACGACCCTGCATTCAAGCAGAAACTAGAAAAAGGAGTCAGCTTGTACGCGAACTACCAAGACGCGATGAGCCAGATTCTCGATCACATCAGCAATGAAGCCACAGCTTTCCAAAGCATTAGTGCTCTATTTGTGAACCCTAGTGCAGGCTCGCCAGAGCTTAAAGCATCGAACTCTGCAACTCGGCTTGAGCAGCTGCTACAGTCAAATGGAGCTTACCCCAATGGTGGTACGCTCTATTCCGATAGCTTCCAGTTCATGTTGCAGACGGGTATTCGACTGGCAGCAAACCAGCTTCAGTCTGACTGGGAAGCCCAAGTTTATGGTCCGTTGCAATATGTGTCGACTCAAGATAAAAGAAACAAGTTGTTCTCGCCAAACGGTTTGCTTAACTCATTTATCCATGGTGCGGGTAAAGGGTTTATTAAAATGGGGGCACAAGGTTGGGAGCCGTCCTCTTTCATGGGGACTAGTTTACCGTTTGTACGAGGCTTTTTCTCATTCATCGACCAAAGTGAATACCTAAAGCAGGATCTGAAAGATGACTACAAAGTAGCGGTAGAAGCCATGCCGATGGGAGTAAACCCAGATGCTGCCAATCATCCATATGAGTCAGAATTAGTGCTTTCTTGCTCTGATAAACAGCAGCAGCTAATGAATTACAATTATTCTCAGAGTAAGCTTTTTGATTGGAAACCAGCAAGTTGTGGTCAAACAAAGCTAACGATTCGCTTCAATGGCTTTGAGATTAATAAAATATATTCGGGAATCAATGGTTTCCAGAATTTCTTAAGTCAATTTAGAAATGGTGCAGTAACGTTTGTTCCGAAGGACTTTCCATCTAGCCAGCAAATATTAGAGCAAAACCATATAGTGTGGATGAAAATTCAATACCGATTCCAAGGTAATTTACCAATTGTAGCGTTGAAAAATAAAGGTACTTTTAAAGTGCCACTAAAGATTGTTTCAAATTGA
- the pstS gene encoding phosphate ABC transporter substrate-binding protein PstS, with protein MNKNLKTNIVRFVAIILSLFISSCAFANAVKVSGSGSSIAEPAMLMWTKNYQRQTGNQVSYVATGSGAGVDNLEKGNRSFALTDMPYSQTILDEHHWVQFPMMVSMVDIVYNLPGITKPLTLNGPVIADMYLGKIVWWDNPAIKQLNPEVNLPHKKIVLMYRSTESGTTYAFSHYLSEVSDKWTSIHDGTLKLIDMPANSVGERLSSQLALSVKNVPYSIGYVSDRYAQNQHLAKAELVNHDGMTLSPSMLSAYAALVNIPESSQGMLTKVVNLPGTESWPILATTFMLVPEHTDNKATISSILKFCSWVLVSGNKETLNLGYIPVPHSFRVQIRELWQFSFPKVKLDYNTFF; from the coding sequence ATGAATAAAAATTTAAAAACTAATATAGTGAGATTTGTTGCTATTATATTGTCACTATTTATATCGAGCTGTGCTTTTGCGAATGCAGTAAAGGTTTCAGGATCAGGTTCTTCTATCGCTGAGCCAGCCATGTTGATGTGGACTAAAAATTATCAGCGTCAGACAGGGAATCAAGTCTCTTACGTCGCAACAGGATCTGGGGCAGGTGTTGATAATCTGGAGAAGGGTAATCGTAGTTTTGCGTTGACTGATATGCCATATAGTCAAACGATTTTAGATGAACATCATTGGGTTCAGTTTCCAATGATGGTTTCTATGGTCGACATTGTTTACAACTTACCGGGCATAACGAAACCTTTGACCTTAAATGGCCCCGTTATTGCGGACATGTATTTAGGTAAAATTGTTTGGTGGGATAACCCTGCGATTAAACAGCTTAATCCAGAGGTGAATCTACCTCATAAGAAAATTGTGCTTATGTATCGTAGTACTGAATCCGGAACAACCTATGCGTTTTCTCACTATTTAAGCGAGGTATCTGACAAGTGGACGAGTATCCATGATGGTACTTTGAAGCTAATCGATATGCCAGCAAACTCCGTGGGAGAGCGTTTAAGCTCACAGCTTGCTTTAAGTGTGAAGAATGTACCTTATTCGATAGGTTATGTTTCAGATCGTTATGCGCAAAATCAACACTTAGCGAAAGCAGAGTTGGTCAATCATGATGGGATGACACTTTCACCATCGATGCTAAGTGCTTATGCTGCGCTAGTGAATATTCCTGAGAGTAGCCAAGGTATGCTAACGAAAGTGGTTAACTTACCAGGGACTGAAAGCTGGCCAATCTTAGCGACAACATTTATGCTGGTGCCAGAGCATACCGATAACAAAGCGACAATTTCTTCAATCTTAAAGTTCTGCTCTTGGGTGCTTGTGTCAGGCAACAAAGAAACCTTAAATCTTGGTTATATTCCTGTCCCTCATAGCTTTCGAGTGCAAATTCGAGAGTTGTGGCAATTTAGCTTTCCCAAAGTAAAGCTCGATTACAATACGTTTTTCTAG
- the fghA gene encoding S-formylglutathione hydrolase, with protein MSVKEISRNKVFGGWHIQYTHQSDTLNCDMRFAIFIPHNATQSNPVPAIYWLSGLTCTDENFMQKAGAFGKASELGIAIIASDTSPRGESVANAEDYDLGQGAGFYLNATRQPWANHYQMYDYVTEELPNIVETNFAVSNIKSIAGHSMGGHGAITIGLKNPDQYRSISAFSPICNPINVPWGQKAFSTYLGDNRDSWLEYDSVELLKKSRSVLPILVDQGDLDGFLTEQLKPETLIEAANLNQSPVQVRMQSGYDHSYYFISSFIDEHIQFHAKYLFAD; from the coding sequence ATGAGCGTCAAAGAAATCAGCCGAAATAAAGTGTTTGGCGGCTGGCATATCCAGTACACTCACCAATCGGATACGCTAAATTGCGACATGCGCTTTGCTATATTCATCCCACACAATGCAACTCAGTCCAATCCAGTACCTGCCATATATTGGCTTTCTGGACTCACCTGCACCGATGAAAATTTTATGCAAAAAGCCGGAGCATTTGGTAAAGCGTCAGAATTGGGTATCGCCATCATTGCATCCGACACTAGCCCAAGAGGTGAATCTGTGGCCAACGCTGAAGATTACGATTTGGGGCAAGGTGCTGGTTTTTATCTCAATGCGACGAGGCAGCCATGGGCAAATCACTATCAAATGTATGACTATGTGACCGAAGAGCTACCTAACATTGTCGAAACTAACTTTGCGGTATCCAACATCAAATCCATTGCTGGACACAGTATGGGAGGGCATGGGGCGATAACCATCGGCCTAAAAAACCCTGACCAGTATCGTTCTATTTCTGCATTTAGCCCGATTTGCAACCCAATCAATGTACCTTGGGGACAGAAGGCATTTAGTACCTACCTCGGAGACAACCGTGACAGCTGGCTTGAATATGACTCAGTGGAACTGCTAAAAAAAAGCCGTTCAGTACTACCTATCTTGGTCGATCAAGGTGATTTAGATGGTTTTCTCACTGAGCAACTTAAACCTGAGACTCTAATTGAAGCGGCTAATCTTAACCAATCACCTGTACAAGTTCGCATGCAGTCCGGTTATGACCATAGCTACTACTTTATCTCCAGTTTTATCGACGAGCACATACAGTTCCACGCGAAATACCTATTCGCTGACTAG
- a CDS encoding S-(hydroxymethyl)glutathione dehydrogenase/class III alcohol dehydrogenase gives MALELKPGQTSIKSKAAVAWAAGEPLKMEEVDVQLPQKGEVLIRIVASGVCHTDAFTLSGEDPEGIFPSILGHEGGGIVEMVGEGVTSVEVGDHVIPLYTAECGECKFCKSGKTNLCQAVRETQGKGLMPDGTSRFSINGETVYHYMGCSTFSEYTVLPEISLAKVNKDAPLEEVCLLGCGVTTGMGAVLNTAKVEKGDTVAIFGLGGIGLSAIIGARMAGASRIIGIDINESKFDLAKQLGATDVINPKKIDQPIQEYIVALTDGGVDYSFECIGNVNVMRQALECCHKGWGESVIIGVAGAGQEISTRPFQLVTGRVWRGTAFGGVKGRSELPGIVEQYLAGEFGLQEFITHTMGLDEINSAFDLMHEGKSIRSVVHMDK, from the coding sequence ATGGCACTCGAACTGAAACCCGGTCAAACATCTATCAAATCCAAAGCTGCTGTCGCTTGGGCAGCGGGCGAACCTCTCAAAATGGAAGAAGTTGATGTCCAGCTTCCTCAAAAAGGAGAAGTACTGATTCGCATCGTGGCATCTGGAGTGTGCCATACCGACGCATTTACGCTTTCAGGTGAAGATCCAGAAGGTATCTTTCCATCCATTTTAGGTCACGAAGGAGGCGGTATCGTTGAAATGGTTGGCGAAGGTGTCACCAGCGTTGAAGTAGGCGATCATGTTATTCCTCTTTACACTGCAGAATGTGGCGAGTGTAAGTTCTGTAAATCGGGTAAAACTAACCTTTGTCAAGCCGTTAGAGAAACGCAAGGCAAAGGGTTAATGCCTGATGGCACATCTCGCTTCTCGATAAATGGGGAAACTGTTTACCACTACATGGGTTGCTCGACTTTCTCTGAGTACACAGTACTACCAGAAATATCGTTAGCTAAAGTCAATAAAGACGCACCATTGGAAGAAGTGTGCTTACTCGGTTGCGGTGTCACTACAGGTATGGGAGCTGTGCTTAATACTGCCAAGGTAGAAAAAGGCGATACGGTCGCTATCTTCGGTTTAGGTGGTATTGGGCTATCAGCGATAATTGGAGCACGAATGGCGGGTGCTAGCCGAATCATCGGTATTGATATTAACGAAAGCAAGTTTGATTTAGCCAAACAATTAGGGGCTACTGATGTCATTAACCCGAAGAAAATCGACCAACCTATCCAAGAGTATATAGTGGCGTTAACAGACGGCGGTGTGGATTACTCATTCGAGTGTATTGGCAATGTTAATGTCATGCGACAAGCTCTTGAGTGCTGTCACAAAGGTTGGGGAGAGTCAGTCATCATTGGTGTCGCTGGTGCTGGACAAGAGATTTCCACTCGCCCATTCCAGCTGGTTACTGGTCGCGTATGGCGTGGTACAGCATTTGGTGGTGTCAAAGGCCGCAGCGAACTACCTGGAATTGTAGAACAATACCTTGCTGGCGAATTTGGGCTTCAAGAATTTATCACACACACCATGGGCTTGGATGAAATCAATTCTGCATTTGACTTAATGCACGAAGGGAAAAGTATTCGCTCTGTTGTGCACATGGATAAATAA
- a CDS encoding LysE family translocator yields the protein MDLGQLGAIALFAFVTTFSPGPNNIMLMTSGANVGFVRTIPHMLGVVFGFAFMVILVGMGLTTVFHTYPVIHQVLKVVSLAYLFYLAYKIATSKPSQNKCDYKPLSFLGAASFQWVNPKGWAMALTAVSVYNYSASIFGLVIIACVFCVVNLPNVGFWTVAGKNLQRWLNSPTKVRNFNWVMAGLLVASTLPMM from the coding sequence ATGGATTTAGGTCAATTAGGCGCTATCGCGCTATTTGCATTTGTCACTACCTTTTCCCCCGGGCCAAACAACATTATGTTGATGACTTCAGGCGCGAACGTTGGGTTTGTTCGCACGATTCCTCATATGCTTGGTGTCGTGTTTGGATTTGCTTTTATGGTCATATTAGTCGGCATGGGCTTAACGACAGTTTTTCATACCTACCCTGTTATCCATCAGGTATTGAAAGTCGTCAGCTTAGCTTATTTGTTCTACCTGGCTTACAAAATAGCGACCAGTAAACCTAGTCAAAACAAATGCGATTATAAGCCACTCAGCTTCTTAGGTGCAGCAAGCTTTCAGTGGGTGAACCCGAAGGGCTGGGCAATGGCTCTGACTGCTGTGAGCGTATATAACTACAGTGCTTCGATATTTGGTTTAGTGATCATTGCCTGCGTTTTCTGTGTCGTTAACCTACCCAATGTTGGTTTTTGGACAGTTGCAGGAAAGAACCTCCAGCGCTGGTTAAACAGTCCAACTAAAGTGAGAAATTTTAACTGGGTAATGGCTGGACTTCTCGTTGCCTCTACCCTGCCAATGATGTAA
- a CDS encoding Lrp/AsnC family transcriptional regulator, producing MDKFDERILQELKLDGRISNVELSNAVGLSPSATLRRVQDLEKKKVIKGYRAVLDRDQLGIGFAAYVSIGLNSHTKKAQLDFEEHVRFEKEVVECHNITGANEYLLRVETENLSAYKRFHSDVLGECKWVKSISTMVVMDSPKDER from the coding sequence ATGGATAAATTTGACGAAAGAATATTGCAAGAACTCAAATTAGACGGAAGAATCTCCAACGTTGAGCTCTCCAATGCGGTTGGGCTATCTCCGTCAGCGACTTTGCGCCGCGTGCAAGATTTAGAAAAGAAAAAAGTGATTAAAGGCTATCGAGCTGTGTTGGACAGAGATCAACTTGGAATTGGCTTTGCTGCTTATGTTTCGATTGGCTTAAATAGCCACACCAAAAAAGCACAGCTTGATTTCGAGGAGCATGTGCGTTTTGAAAAAGAAGTGGTGGAGTGCCACAACATCACTGGGGCCAACGAGTACCTTCTACGAGTAGAGACCGAAAATTTATCAGCTTACAAAAGATTTCATTCAGACGTATTAGGTGAGTGCAAATGGGTGAAGTCCATCTCAACTATGGTGGTTATGGATTCTCCGAAAGATGAAAGGTAA
- a CDS encoding DUF3187 family protein: protein MERQTRMRTVLSGLLSSLCIFTPSLIFAEELPNCEEDGVQAECKSSRHSSPFRTYAASPLQALSLTTQLRSAELVDDAEVFLVGSVASVWAQGRDIQLDYYQNQVMSGVAWRVSESWSAEVKYQLAWSANNHLDTLTIDFHDFVGISQNGRQDEDKHQNNIDSSTYNIAINDFDSEVMVNAVHGYLQWQAFRTSHQAFSFGATLYYNKVSNSPFAASTFDQAFQINYSLFYGASSFFTTIGGTLHSSDEHIFETLPVKRFTGAWAFGYGYRLARNHELMFEYHGYEGMLEHDEEFTKASQEVVLGYRYYLKDLAQFELSATENIYNMSNSTDIVFSLGMRFFLDSLSG from the coding sequence ATGGAACGTCAAACAAGGATGAGAACGGTTCTGAGCGGGCTACTCAGCTCCCTTTGCATTTTTACGCCAAGCCTGATTTTTGCTGAAGAACTTCCAAATTGCGAAGAAGACGGAGTTCAAGCTGAATGTAAATCGTCGCGCCACTCTTCTCCATTCAGAACTTACGCAGCTTCTCCGCTTCAAGCATTAAGTTTAACCACACAACTGCGTTCTGCTGAGTTGGTTGACGATGCTGAAGTGTTCTTGGTGGGGAGCGTAGCGAGTGTATGGGCACAAGGTCGAGATATCCAGTTAGACTACTATCAAAACCAAGTGATGTCAGGAGTTGCTTGGCGTGTGAGCGAGTCTTGGAGTGCAGAGGTAAAGTATCAACTGGCGTGGTCAGCGAATAATCACCTCGATACGCTGACAATTGATTTCCATGACTTTGTTGGTATATCGCAAAACGGTAGACAGGATGAAGACAAACATCAAAACAACATCGATAGTAGCACTTACAATATAGCGATTAATGACTTTGACAGTGAGGTGATGGTCAATGCGGTGCATGGATATTTGCAGTGGCAGGCATTTCGCACATCACATCAAGCGTTCTCATTTGGCGCGACTTTATATTATAACAAGGTAAGTAACTCTCCGTTTGCCGCATCTACCTTTGACCAAGCTTTTCAAATCAACTATTCACTCTTTTATGGCGCAAGCTCATTTTTTACGACAATTGGTGGAACCTTACACTCTTCAGATGAGCACATATTTGAGACATTGCCAGTTAAAAGGTTCACTGGCGCATGGGCATTTGGCTATGGTTATCGTTTGGCTCGAAACCACGAATTAATGTTCGAATATCACGGCTACGAAGGCATGCTAGAGCACGACGAAGAATTTACAAAAGCCTCTCAAGAGGTTGTACTCGGTTATCGCTACTATCTAAAAGATTTAGCGCAGTTTGAGCTGTCTGCTACAGAGAATATCTATAACATGAGTAACTCTACTGACATCGTTTTTAGCCTTGGTATGAGGTTTTTCCTAGACTCTCTTTCTGGGTGA
- a CDS encoding heme NO-binding domain-containing protein: protein MKGIIFTEFLELVEAKFGIEVLENMLEMSDDTGVYTAVGSYDHKDLVNLIVSLSKLTKVAVEDLQQVFGRAVFMNLYKSLRNSAPIVDCKTTFQFLRQVENYIHIEVKKLYPDANPPKFNFLSESESTLEFDYHSARCMSHVCLGLVQGCADKLDETLDIKMTNQVDDGSHVRFNLSVV from the coding sequence ATGAAAGGAATCATATTCACAGAGTTTCTAGAATTGGTTGAGGCGAAGTTCGGCATTGAAGTGTTAGAAAATATGCTGGAGATGTCTGATGATACAGGAGTGTATACCGCTGTCGGAAGTTATGATCACAAAGATCTTGTAAACTTAATTGTATCGCTGAGTAAGTTAACTAAAGTTGCTGTGGAAGATCTACAGCAGGTTTTTGGCCGTGCTGTTTTTATGAATTTATACAAAAGCTTGCGTAACAGCGCACCTATTGTAGATTGCAAAACGACCTTTCAATTTTTACGTCAAGTAGAAAACTACATACATATCGAAGTTAAAAAGCTTTATCCAGATGCTAACCCTCCGAAATTTAACTTTCTTTCCGAATCAGAATCTACTTTAGAGTTCGACTATCACAGTGCTCGTTGCATGTCCCATGTGTGTCTTGGTCTCGTGCAAGGCTGTGCTGACAAACTGGACGAAACCTTGGATATAAAAATGACTAACCAAGTGGATGATGGTAGCCATGTTCGTTTCAATTTGTCTGTCGTTTAG